DNA sequence from the Paenibacillus azoreducens genome:
GGCCGGATGTACTGCCGTCGTCATCGCGCACGAGCGGTTCCAGTCCTCTTTTGCGAAGGCTGTTAACGGTTTTGTAGCCTCGAGCGGCTACATGGGATTGCCGCAGGGCTTGCAGCAAATCATGCTCCGCATTCATGCCGGCCGCTACGCCGAATAAAGCATCCAGCCCCATGCCCGTTGTCAGAATGGTCCATGCCGGAGGGCTCGCCATCCATTCCTCCAAACTTTTACGCGTCTCCACATCGTCCAGGAACACGGTCCCCTGCGCCGGACGGATCAGTGCCGTCCCTCCCATTTTCTCCACGATTTTGGCCATGTCTTCCGCTTTGCGCGGGCCTGTCAACGCAATTGTCTTACCCGTCAATCGATATGCCAACCTCGCACCTCCTTAATGATGAAGCAGATCTGTTTTGAACAGTATACTTGACCACGCCGAAGGAGTAAAAGTTATTTTCACATCGTTGCGCCGGCTCTTTTGGATAGCCGATGTCTTTTGCGCTGATTGTAAAGGTATTGAACCACAAAATAAGAAGCCACGCCAAGCACAAGCCCAAACACGGACATTCCAATCAAAACATCGAGCCCTCCCTGCAGCAAATGCTTGAAAATCGTGAAATCGCCATGCATCAGATTGCGCCAGGCATGTTCATGCATTGGCACGGCGATCATCCTTTTTGGAAATAACCATTCTCCAATTTTTTTGGCAAAAGGTAAAAGAATGATCGGCAAGAACGTCAGTTTACCAATCACATTGCCGATAATAGCGGCTGGAAGCGAACCTCCGGAAAGCCTTACGGCAGGATAAAAAACAAGGTATACGAGCGATCCGGTCGATATGACGACCATTTCCAGACCGAAGCCGACCGCAAAGCCTAGCGATACCTTTCTTGCTCCCCCAGGCGAGCGAAACAGCTTGATCATGTTAAACTTGATTTTTCGGGAAAACTTGTGAAACAAATTATATTTTTTCTTTTTCAAAGTAATCACCCTTCATAGCCCAAAACGACGCTAGGCCGCATGGGGAGCCGTATCATCCTGGCCGCCCTTAAGCACATTGTATCATTTTCGGGCCGCTTTTTCTAAGCGAACATTACCCAGATGTCCCGTTCTCTTCGGGTCTTTCACAGGACGGTGGATAGCAAATATCAAGAGCGGCAGAACGAGAATAAAAAAGAGGGCGATCAGCGTCCATTCCTTATTGAAATTAAACAGTTCAATGGAACTGGAATAGAACCACAAAGCGCAGCTGAAGGCGAACAGGCCGATCGGGGCGGCCATCATTTTTCCGGATAACGACGGCAGGATCATTTTCATTCCGTAGCAAATGATGTACAGGCTGATCGAAAGGTTAAGCAGCACCCCCGGAAACCACAAGGCAACCACGATCAGGTCAAAACGGTCCAGAAAATCGGTAATCCGCAGCTGGCGCACCAACTCGTATGTCGGATACATCATCCTTCCCGATACCTCAACCCCGAGCAGAAGAATGATCATAATGACCAGACCAGCCAAAATACCGGCGGCGATCAGCATGGAATAAAAGCCGTATTTGAATTTGTAATCCTTGCTGGAGAAAATAAACGGGAGAATGATCATCTGTCCCAAATAAGCAACGGAAATCCAGCTCCCTTCAAAAGTCTTCTCCCAATTGACATGCAATAAAGGCCTCATTAGACCGAAATTGAAATCCCGGAATACGATAATCGGCATCAAGGCGAACACGATGATAATGATCGGTCCGTACAGCTCCGTAATGCCTAGCACCGTCTTCGCCCCGCCCCTGGCGATATAGATGACGGTCGCTGTAATGCAAAGCGCGATAATAAGGGATGGAGTAATCGGAAGCAGCACGACATTAGTAAAATCGGATATGATGCGGATATCGCGCACGAGAACCATAAAGTAAAACAGAATATACAGTACGACGATGACTTTCCCGATGAACGGAAAACGGCTTGTCAGCGACTGGAACAGGTCCTGGCCGGGAAAACGCAAGGAGCTTCTGGTCAGCAGGAACAGCATGAGCAGAACCAGGGCGCCGGACAGCAGATAGCAAATAAAGGCATGCTGATGCGCCCTGGTGATAAGCTGGCTCGGCACATTCAACATTGTCGTATTAATGACATACATGATCCCAAGCAGCACGATTTGGCGCGAGGTAATTTTTTGCATGGCAGGCGTTTCTCCTTATCTGACAGGATATTCTTAAAGTGCGTGTTCAAAAAGGCCGGTTTTCAGCACCGGAGCTGCTTCCGATGTGCGTTTTTTCAAAACGCTTCAGTTGAACGAAGATAGGGACGGGGACCCCAAAAGACTTTAATTTTTAAAAAGGCACCAACGGGCTCAGCCATTTCTGCAGCCAAGCCGAAGCATATACAACATGGTTAATCTGCAAGGTGTAGACGAAAACCCCCATGCCCGCAAGCAGGAATACGTACGTAAACCAGCGGTTTATTTTGGGAAGATCGCGGATCACCTTATAATCCACAAGCAGAATGATGGCCGCCGCCACAATGTAAAAGATCCAAATTTGGCTCATTGCTCCAGCTCCTTGTCTTTTCTGCCGAACGGCTTGCTTACAGCTCCGATGTTTTCTACATGCAGATTGGTGTTAATCACAACCTTGACGTTTGGATACAGCTCATACCAACGATTCTTGAACCGATCCCAGGCACGCGGATTATTTTGGCGGATCGTGCGGCCAAAGCCAAAAACATCCGAGCGATAATGCTCCTGAATCTGACGGAGACCGGAACGGATTTGCCCGATCATTTCCTTGCTTGCTTGCCGCTCCAGCTTTTTCATATGCTGCTCGTTGCCGAGATCATAGTCCGAATTATTTTCAATCACGGCCCCCTTGGCCAAAATATTCATGTGCATTGTAATATCATCGCCTTGAATGAAGGGTTTGAACGTAACCAGATTTTCCGTAAACAAGATGGTAATATGCCCTGTCCCGGTAGGGCTGGGCACTACCACATCCGAAGTGGTTGCTTGCTTCAACCCCAAAGTGACCATTTTCACTTCCGGGCCTTTCAGGACGCCTACAAGCTCGTCATTCTTAAACAGCGCCAAACCGGTAATTTGGATGTTTTTCTTGTCATTTTTGTCTCCTAAATCCTTTGGCACCGCCTCCTGCAGCGAAATATACGGCAGGGAAACGTCGACTCCTTCCGTGAGCATGTCATTGGCGAGATATTTGAGCGTAACCGGTTTTTTCGCGAACTTGACCATCAGTTCCCGAATCATCTCGCTGGGGAACTGCTCCATTGGCGCGCTAGCGTTAATGATTTTATAAGCCGGACCCGACGTTATAGCCACCAGGGTAGAAAGCCGGTTTTGCGGAATGCGGGCAAACTGGTCAAGCATCGGGCCGATTCCCCCTTTGGCAAACTCCTCGCCGATCAGCAGCGTGCGGCTGTGGGCAAACGAAAGTTTTCTGGAGTTTCCAGCCTGTACCTCAAAATTGGATCTGTGGAGCGTAATCCCGGTCTTGGATTCCAGATAATACTTTTTATTTCCCGCCGTTCCGCCGCCTCCGCCCTGACTCCCGCTTCCGCCCAGATTGCCGGGAAGCGCGATTTGCAGCGTGCTCCGGTACAAACCGCCTTCTTTATCCACACAGGAGCCGATGACAAACGCCATGTCGTTAATCTCGGTGCGGTCCCAGCAGCCGGTAAGCCCTATCGACACGCACAGCAGCAAACCTGCGGTATAAAACCTTTTCATCTGTGCATCACCATACCTTGTCGGAGGCGGGTGTGCCGTTGATTTCCGGCTTTTCCCGCTCCTGATTTTTCTTCGACAGCCAGGATGGCCGTCTGCCCATTTTCCACCACGGAGTCCGGACGAAAATATCCTTATGGTCCTGCTCATGGAACGGACTGACTCCCGACATGTACGGAACGCCAAAAGAAGTCAGCTGCGTCACGTGAACCAGAATCCATGTAATGCCAACGATGATGCCGAACAGACCGAGTACGCCAGCCAGCAGCATCAACGGAAACCGCAGCAGACGTATCGTAATCGCCAGATTATAATGCGGGATGGTAAAGGAGGCGATGCCGGTCATCGAAACGATAATCACCATCGGCGCCGAGACAATCCCCGCCTGAACGGCTGCTTGGCCGATCACGAGCGCCCCGAGAATGCTGACAGCCTGACCTACCGTCTTTGGCAGACGCACGCCCGCCTCCCGCAGCGCTTCAAAGGAGATCTCCATCATTAACGCTTCCACCAGCGCAGGGAAAGGAATGGCTTCCCGCGCCGCGGCGATGCTCAGCACAAGAGTGGTCGGCAGCATGTCCTGGTGAAAGGTCGTCACCGCAATATAAAGAGAGGGCAGAAACAAGGCCAAAAACAAAAAGCCATACCGGATCCATCGGATAAAATTCGTTATAAAATACCGCTCGTAGTAGTCTTCTCCTGCCTGCATCAACTGAAAAAAAGTCACGGGTGCAATCAGGACGAAAGGCGTCCCATCAACAAAGATGGCGCATCTTCCTTCAAGAAGCTGGGCAGCGACACTGTCGGGACGCTCCGTATACATCATTTGCGGGAACGGCGAATAGGGATGGTCCTCGATAAACTCTTCGATATAACCCGATTCGAGTATACCGTCGATTTTGATATCTTTGAGACGCTCTTTCACATCATTGACCATTTTAGGATCGGCAAGCCCTTCAATATAAGAAACGACGATATCTGTTTTGGTATTCGCCCCAAGGACCATGCTGTACATCTTAAGATTCGGCGTCTTGATCTTGAAGCGGAGAAGCGCCGTATTGACGCGAAGCAT
Encoded proteins:
- a CDS encoding DUF2062 domain-containing protein, with translation MTLKKKKYNLFHKFSRKIKFNMIKLFRSPGGARKVSLGFAVGFGLEMVVISTGSLVYLVFYPAVRLSGGSLPAAIIGNVIGKLTFLPIILLPFAKKIGEWLFPKRMIAVPMHEHAWRNLMHGDFTIFKHLLQGGLDVLIGMSVFGLVLGVASYFVVQYLYNQRKRHRLSKRAGATM
- a CDS encoding GerAB/ArcD/ProY family transporter, which gives rise to MQKITSRQIVLLGIMYVINTTMLNVPSQLITRAHQHAFICYLLSGALVLLMLFLLTRSSLRFPGQDLFQSLTSRFPFIGKVIVVLYILFYFMVLVRDIRIISDFTNVVLLPITPSLIIALCITATVIYIARGGAKTVLGITELYGPIIIIVFALMPIIVFRDFNFGLMRPLLHVNWEKTFEGSWISVAYLGQMIILPFIFSSKDYKFKYGFYSMLIAAGILAGLVIMIILLLGVEVSGRMMYPTYELVRQLRITDFLDRFDLIVVALWFPGVLLNLSISLYIICYGMKMILPSLSGKMMAAPIGLFAFSCALWFYSSSIELFNFNKEWTLIALFFILVLPLLIFAIHRPVKDPKRTGHLGNVRLEKAARK
- a CDS encoding Ger(x)C family spore germination protein, translating into MKRFYTAGLLLCVSIGLTGCWDRTEINDMAFVIGSCVDKEGGLYRSTLQIALPGNLGGSGSQGGGGGTAGNKKYYLESKTGITLHRSNFEVQAGNSRKLSFAHSRTLLIGEEFAKGGIGPMLDQFARIPQNRLSTLVAITSGPAYKIINASAPMEQFPSEMIRELMVKFAKKPVTLKYLANDMLTEGVDVSLPYISLQEAVPKDLGDKNDKKNIQITGLALFKNDELVGVLKGPEVKMVTLGLKQATTSDVVVPSPTGTGHITILFTENLVTFKPFIQGDDITMHMNILAKGAVIENNSDYDLGNEQHMKKLERQASKEMIGQIRSGLRQIQEHYRSDVFGFGRTIRQNNPRAWDRFKNRWYELYPNVKVVINTNLHVENIGAVSKPFGRKDKELEQ
- a CDS encoding spore germination protein — its product is MRRRKLNSGSTPAALPSGIPLGLPSPPWEKLNIQKSLDQNVQTLKTIFRDCSDMIYRSIEIAPGIRAFIVYVEGIVMSLELDSHILEPIIEAYVRMQNADPPEQVEASDLEPLENTRISLSQVKSASKWIDAVEGILNSSVAVFVDGLDEVQLFNIKAGIRRMVQEPETESVIRGPREGFTEMLRVNTALLRFKIKTPNLKMYSMVLGANTKTDIVVSYIEGLADPKMVNDVKERLKDIKIDGILESGYIEEFIEDHPYSPFPQMMYTERPDSVAAQLLEGRCAIFVDGTPFVLIAPVTFFQLMQAGEDYYERYFITNFIRWIRYGFLFLALFLPSLYIAVTTFHQDMLPTTLVLSIAAAREAIPFPALVEALMMEISFEALREAGVRLPKTVGQAVSILGALVIGQAAVQAGIVSAPMVIIVSMTGIASFTIPHYNLAITIRLLRFPLMLLAGVLGLFGIIVGITWILVHVTQLTSFGVPYMSGVSPFHEQDHKDIFVRTPWWKMGRRPSWLSKKNQEREKPEINGTPASDKVW